In Bacteroides sp., the following proteins share a genomic window:
- the carA gene encoding glutamine-hydrolyzing carbamoyl-phosphate synthase small subunit gives MNNNPTKNKAHLILENGREFKGESFGYEGSVAGEVVFNTAMTGYPESLTDPSYKGQILVSTFPLIGNYGVPKTEMQNGILKGFESDRIQVSGLVISDYSSEYSHWDANQSLGEWLKAHKVPGICGIDTRALTKVIRESGCMLGKIVFEDEMVNWYDPNADNLVAMVSTPGKKVFGNGRHKIMLVDCGVKFNIIRSLLDYDTTVMQVPYDYDFLQENYDGLFITNGPGDPAMCFKTIAHLSKAIEGHIPIFGICLGSQLLGIASGATTFKLKYGHRSHNQPVIQTGTNRCFITSQNHGFAVDQSKLKGDWEVYFSNLNDNTCEGIRHREKPIFATQFHPEASGGPTDTAFLFSQFIEMIENQR, from the coding sequence ATGAATAACAACCCGACAAAAAATAAAGCACACCTGATCCTTGAAAACGGAAGGGAATTTAAGGGCGAATCTTTTGGTTACGAAGGTTCTGTGGCAGGAGAAGTGGTTTTCAATACGGCAATGACCGGTTACCCCGAAAGCCTGACGGATCCGTCCTACAAAGGACAAATACTAGTATCAACTTTCCCCCTGATCGGGAATTATGGAGTACCAAAAACGGAAATGCAAAACGGAATTCTTAAGGGTTTTGAGTCAGACCGCATACAGGTTTCCGGCCTTGTCATTTCTGATTACTCTTCAGAATACAGCCACTGGGATGCAAATCAAAGCCTCGGAGAATGGCTTAAAGCGCATAAGGTTCCAGGAATCTGCGGCATTGATACCCGAGCCCTGACAAAGGTTATTCGCGAGTCAGGCTGTATGCTGGGAAAAATCGTTTTTGAAGATGAAATGGTAAACTGGTACGATCCCAATGCCGATAACTTGGTGGCCATGGTCAGCACGCCCGGGAAAAAAGTTTTTGGCAACGGCCGACACAAGATCATGCTGGTCGACTGCGGTGTTAAGTTCAACATTATTAGAAGCCTTTTGGATTATGACACCACCGTTATGCAGGTTCCTTACGATTATGATTTCCTCCAGGAAAATTACGACGGCCTTTTTATTACAAATGGTCCCGGCGACCCGGCCATGTGTTTCAAAACCATTGCTCACCTCTCAAAAGCCATTGAAGGTCACATCCCCATTTTCGGTATTTGCCTGGGCAGCCAGTTGCTAGGCATTGCGAGCGGAGCTACTACCTTTAAACTGAAATACGGTCACCGGAGTCACAATCAACCCGTAATTCAAACGGGGACCAACCGGTGTTTTATCACTTCGCAAAACCATGGATTTGCTGTTGATCAAAGTAAACTAAAAGGCGATTGGGAAGTCTATTTTTCCAACCTGAATGACAACACCTGCGAAGGCATCCGCCACCGCGAAAAACCCATTTTCGCCACGCAGTTCCACCCGGAAGCTTCCGGAGGGCCAACCGATACCGCCTTTCTGTTCAGCCAATTCATTGAAATGATTGAAAATCAACGCTAA